One genomic region from Xenopus laevis strain J_2021 chromosome 2L, Xenopus_laevis_v10.1, whole genome shotgun sequence encodes:
- the cbr1.1.L gene encoding carbonyl reductase [NADPH] 1 isoform X2 gives MAGVKVAVVTGGNKGIGLAIVRALCKQFKGDVYLTARDPKLGEEAVRALKEKEGLSPLFHQLDINNLQSIRTLGSFLKEKYGGIDVLINNAGIAFKGADPTPFGTQADVTLKTNFFATRDICNELLPQIKPHGRVVNVSSMLSSSALKGCSPELQKVFRSDTITEEELVTLMEKFVEDAKKGVHQKEGWPNTAYGVSKVGVTVISRIQARELNEKRKNDGILLNACCPGWVKTDMAGPKAPKSPDEGAETPVYLALLPSNADSPHGELVSEKKVVPW, from the exons GTGGCAGTAGTAACAGGGGGCAATAAAGGGATCGGACTGGCCATAGTGAGAGCTCTCTGCAAACAGTTCAAGGGAGACGTGTACCTGACAGCCAGAGACCCCAAGTTGGGAGAAGAAGCTGTCAGGGCCCTGAAGGAGAAGGAAGGGCTGTCCCCTCTCTTCCACCAGCTGGATATCAACAATCTGCAGAGCATTAGGACCCTGGggagtttcttaaaggagaagtacggTGGGATCGATGTGCTCATTAACAACGCTGGCATTGCATTTAAAG GTGCTGATCCAACACCATTTGGCACCCAGGCTGATGTGACGCTGAAAACCAACTTCTTTGCCACCAGGGATATATGTAATGAGCTGCTGCCTCAGATCAAGCCTCATG GTCGAGTGGTGAATGTATCCAGCATGTTAAGCAGCAGTGCTCTCAAAGGCTGTAGCCCAGAACTGCAGAAGGTGTTTCGCAGCGACACCATCACAGAGGAGGAGCTGGTTACATTAATGGAGAAGTTTGTGGAAGATGCCAAGAAGGGAGTCCATCAGAAGGAAGGGTGGCCAAACACAGCTTATGGGGTGTCCAAAGTTGGGGTAACTGTAATATCCAGAATCCAAGCCAGGGAGCTGAACGAGAAGAGGAAAAATGATGGGATCCTGCTCAACGCCTGCTGCCCGGGGTGGGTGAAGACTGACATGGCTGGGCCCAAAGCCCCAAAATCCCCAGATGAGGGTGCAGAGACACCTGTGTATTTAGCTCTTCTTCCCAGCAATGCAGATTCTCCTCATGGGGAGTTGGTGAGTGAGAAGAAAGTTGTGCCCTGGTAA
- the cbr1.1.L gene encoding carbonyl reductase [NADPH] 1 isoform X1 has product MAGAKVAVVTGGNKGIGLAIVRALCKQFKGDVYLTARDPKLGEEAVRALKEKEGLSPLFHQLDINNLQSIRTLGSFLKEKYGGIDVLINNAGIAFKGADPTPFGTQADVTLKTNFFATRDICNELLPQIKPHGRVVNVSSMLSSSALKGCSPELQKVFRSDTITEEELVTLMEKFVEDAKKGVHQKEGWPNTAYGVSKVGVTVISRIQARELNEKRKNDGILLNACCPGWVKTDMAGPKAPKSPDEGAETPVYLALLPSNADSPHGELVSEKKVVPW; this is encoded by the exons ATGGCCGGTGCAAAGGTGGCAGTAGTAACAGGGGGCAATAAAGGGATCGGACTGGCCATAGTGAGAGCTCTCTGCAAACAGTTCAAGGGAGACGTGTACCTGACAGCCAGAGACCCCAAGTTGGGAGAAGAAGCTGTCAGGGCCCTGAAGGAGAAGGAAGGGCTGTCCCCTCTCTTCCACCAGCTGGATATCAACAATCTGCAGAGCATTAGGACCCTGGggagtttcttaaaggagaagtacggTGGGATCGATGTGCTCATTAACAACGCTGGCATTGCATTTAAAG GTGCTGATCCAACACCATTTGGCACCCAGGCTGATGTGACGCTGAAAACCAACTTCTTTGCCACCAGGGATATATGTAATGAGCTGCTGCCTCAGATCAAGCCTCATG GTCGAGTGGTGAATGTATCCAGCATGTTAAGCAGCAGTGCTCTCAAAGGCTGTAGCCCAGAACTGCAGAAGGTGTTTCGCAGCGACACCATCACAGAGGAGGAGCTGGTTACATTAATGGAGAAGTTTGTGGAAGATGCCAAGAAGGGAGTCCATCAGAAGGAAGGGTGGCCAAACACAGCTTATGGGGTGTCCAAAGTTGGGGTAACTGTAATATCCAGAATCCAAGCCAGGGAGCTGAACGAGAAGAGGAAAAATGATGGGATCCTGCTCAACGCCTGCTGCCCGGGGTGGGTGAAGACTGACATGGCTGGGCCCAAAGCCCCAAAATCCCCAGATGAGGGTGCAGAGACACCTGTGTATTTAGCTCTTCTTCCCAGCAATGCAGATTCTCCTCATGGGGAGTTGGTGAGTGAGAAGAAAGTTGTGCCCTGGTAA